In Erigeron canadensis isolate Cc75 chromosome 1, C_canadensis_v1, whole genome shotgun sequence, a single window of DNA contains:
- the LOC122597889 gene encoding G-type lectin S-receptor-like serine/threonine-protein kinase SD2-5 — protein sequence MSVMMRTTASSSSRSWIINCWYINFLIILFALYSLTPTAFSSYSTSTVNLSTTWTLKILTVDSYYVYDNSRDVTGIFNPILITKETKVKSRFALGFFCQGDGYSCTSHLLAIFILSEGYSSPPSPSPLVWSANRDHPVQTNATLDFTAAGELVLRDADATLVWTTNTPGKSVIGMNLTDAGNLVLYDSNNQVVWKSFDHPTDCLLPGQPLFQGQKLISSDSATNIQKGVCGYPLACGRNALCSQEKQCVCPVSNSPGIEYFRAVNSLEPNLGCSEITPLACNATQHQDFIVVENVTSITFTADLEDVNVTKCKQACLKNCSCKAAIFRYYNDSSGDCCLRSDLFTMATHSVMYQVMYQDTSMYLTMYEYYTAFIKVQNATAPSLSTSKKRVVKVVGPAIGISLIVVVGFVVFIVHKKRQYSETEEEEEYFHQVRGMPTQFSYGELKAATDNFSKKLGEGGFGTVFEGILEDGYKIAVKCLEGHGQVNKSFLAEVESIGSIHHVNLVRLRGYSAWKSQRLLVYDFMSNGSLDRWIYHGDLQGHVLEWECRKNIIHDIAKGLAYLHEECRQQIIHLDIKPQNILLDENFNAKVSDFGLSKLVEKNQTQVMTTIKGTPGYIAPECWSSSIITEKVDVYSFGIVVLEILCGRKIFDRSLPEESWHLLSVFQKSWEQGTLFSMVDKCSEDMQANGAEVVEMMKVASWCLQTEFTKRPSMSSVVKVLEGAMSVESNLDYNFTDFLRMQKIAIAEEEELTQLMPSLLSGPR from the exons ATGTCCGTCATGATGAGAACCACTGCATCCTCCTCCTCCCGCTCATGGATTATTAATTGTTGGTATATTAATTTTCTCATCATATTATTTGCTTTGTACTCACTCACACCCACTGCTTTCTCTTCATATTCCACAAGTACTGTAAATCTTTCCACCACATGGACCCTCAAAATTCTTACTGTAGATTCCTACTATGTATATGACAATAGTCGGGACGTAACAGGAATTTTCAACCCCATCCTCATTACAAAAGAAACCAAGGTAAAGTCTCGATTCGCACTTGGCTTCTTCTGTCAAGGGGATGGGTACTCATGTACCTCTCACCTCCTTGCCATCTTCATTCTTAGTGAAGGATATTCCAGCCCCCCTTCTCCTTCTCCCTTAGTTTGGTCAGCCAACCGAGACCATCCGGTCCAGACCAACGCAACACTGGATTTCACAGCAGCAGGAGAACTGGTGCTACGTGATGCGGATGCAACATTGGTCTGGACCACCAACACCCCCGGTAAATCCGTGATTGGCATGAACTTAACTGATGCTGGAAACCTGGTGTTGTATGATTCCAATAACCAGGTGGTTTGGAAATCTTTTGATCACCCGACCGACTGTTTGTTACCTGGACAGCCTTTGTTTCAAGGTCAAAAGCTGATATCTAGTGACTCAGCAACAAATATTCAGAAAG GAGTGTGTGGCTATCCTTTGGCTTGTGGGAGAAACGCCCTTTGCTCTCAAGAAAAACAATGTGTTTGTCCCGTATCAAACTCCCCAGGGATAGAATATTTCCGAGCAGTAAACAGTCTAGAACCAAACCTTGGGTGCTCTGAAATTACTCCTCTCGCTTGTAATGCTACCCAACATCAAGATTTTATTGTAGTCGAGAACGTCACCTCTATCACGTTTACTGCTGACTTGGAGGATGTGAATGTAACGAAATGCAAACAAGCATGTTTGAAAAATTGCTCGTGCAAAGCAGCTATATTTCGGTATTACAACGATTCAAGTGGAGATTGTTGTCTACGTTCCGACCTATTTACAATGGCTACTCATTCAGTTATGTATCAAGTTATGTATCAGGATACTAGTATGTATCTTACTATGTATGAGTATTATACAGCTTTTATAAAAGTCCAGAATGCAACGGCACCTTCTTTGTCTACGTCCAAAAAGCGAGTTGTAAAAGTCGTAGGTCCCGCCATTGGAATTTCTCTTATTGTGGTGGTAGGTTTTGTTGTGTTTATTGTCCACAAGAAAAGACAATACTCTGAAacggaagaagaagaagagtatTTTCATCAAGTACGAGGAATGCCCACTCAGTTTTCTTATGGTGAATTGAAAGCTGCCACTGATAATTTTAGTAAAAAGCTTGGTGAAGGAGGATTCGGAACAGTTTTTGAAGGGATCCTGGAAGATGGCTACAAAATTGCGGTTAAATGTCTCGAGGGTCATGGGCAGGTCAACAAATCATTCCTAGCTGAGGTTGAGTCAATTGGCAGCATTCACCATGTGAATTTAGTGAGGCTTAGAGGATACTCTGCTTGGAAATCACAACGACTTCTCGTATATGATTTCATGAGTAACGGGTCATTAGATCGTTGGATCTACCATGGAGATCTGCAGGGGCATGTACTGGAATGGGAATGCAGAAAAAACATTATTCATGATATTGCTAAAGGATTAGCATACCTCCATGAAGAGTGTAGGCAACAAATTATCCACCTTGATATTAAGCCTCAAAACATACTACTGGACGAAAACTTTAATGCCAAGGTATCTGATTTTGGGTTGTCTAAGCTTGTCGAAAAAAATCAAACCCAAGTGATGACCACTATAAAAGGAACCCCTGGGTATATCGCTCCAGAATGCTGGAGCAGTTCAATTATAACCGAAAAGGTGGACGTATATAGCTTTGGGATCGTTGTGCTGGAGATATTATGTGGGAGGAAGATATTCGATAGATCTCTGCCAGAAGAAAGCTGGCACTTACTTAGTGTCTTTCAAAAAAGCTGGGAGCAAGGAACGTTGTTCAGTATGGTTGACAAGTGCAGTGAAGATATGCAAGCAAATGGTGCAGAGGTGGTGGAAATGATGAAAGTAGCTTCATGGTGTTTACAAACCGAGTTTACGAAAAGACCTTCAATGTCGTCGGTTGTTAAGGTGTTGGAAGGTGCAATGAGTGTTGAATCGAACTTGGATTACAACTTCACAGATTTTCTGAGAATGCAGAAAATAGCAATTGCAGAAGAGGAAGAATTGACACAGCTAATGCCTTCTCTTCTTTCAGGGCCAAGGTAA